TCAATGACCACCCCGCGCGGAAGCCGGTACGGACGGGACTGCGGTACCAGGGCAGGCTCCGGCGCACCTTGGCTGTGCTTTCCCAGCAGATTCCGCAGCCGCAGCATTTCAGCACGGACGGTGCTCACGGAGGTGCGCTCCGGATAGACCATGACGGAGAGTTCATCGGCGGTGAGCCCGCCCGGGTGCAGGGCAAGGAGAGTGAGCAGCTCAGCGTGCCGGGTGCTGAGCGTCGCGGGACGTCCGCCGACGTTGACCACCGCCGGATCACGCCCCAAAATCTGCAGGCTGTCCTGCCGAAGGAGGGTCCGGTGTGCTGAGCGCGGCGAGGCATCCGGCAGGCGCGGACGGCGGCGCAGGTTGCGGCGGCGGCCGGCCGCCTGCAGACGCGCCACCTTCAACTGGGACTCCGCTGCCGCCACGGTGGCTTCAACCAGCGCCAGGGTGTGGGCTGCCACGGCTTCGTCTTTCCCGGTGATGTCGACGACGCCGATGAGGGTCCCCGTATCCGGATCGTGGACGGGCACCGCGGTGCAGCTCCACGAATGAACCTGGCGGCTGAAGTGCTCAGCTCCCGAAATCTGAACGCTCTGGCCCGAGGCAAGCGCAGTCCCCGGGGCGCTTGTTCCAATGGAACGCTCCGACCAGTCCGTGCCGGGGATAAACAGCATTCCTTCCGCGAGCCGGCGTGCGTCGTCGTCGCCCTCCACCCACAGCAGCCGCCCCAGTTCATCTCCCACGGCCACGAGGAGCCCGGTGTCGGTGCCCGGGCGGACCAGCAGCCGCCTGATGACCGGCATGATGGCTGCCAGGGGATGCGAGGTGCGGTACTCCCCCAGCTCGGAGCCGGTAAACACCAGCTGCGGAACGGCCTCGTCCGGGTCTGTGTGGTGGCGCAGGGACCGCTGCCAGGATTCACGGACCGGGGGCCGGAGCCAGCGCGTCAAACCGTCCGCAGAACCAAGGTTTTCGTGAGCGCGGAAGGCATCGCGCTGCAGGGCGTCCGCAGTGCGCGGAGGCGGATCATCGTAGTCCTGATTGTGCACTGCCCCGACCTATCCACACCGATAAGGAGACTGTCCTGGCACCCGCAACTGCGGGTGTCAGGACAGTCTACTCATGCCGCTTCCGTCCGTTCCACGGGAAAGGGCCGAAGCTTCGGTGTTATCCGGGCGTGCCGACGGCGGGTTACTGTCCGCGGGCGATCCGGACCATCTCGTCACGGTCCACAACCTTGACGCGCTCGCGCACCAGCTCGCCCGTGGCGGGATCGGGATGGACGTAGGACGCGCCGAGGCTCTTTTCGTAGGCGTCCAGCTTCAGCCAGCCCTCCCACGTGGTGTATTCAACGCCGCGGTCTTCGAGCAGCTTGATGATGGATTCCTCGTCCGGTTCCTCGGCGGCCGGCAGGTTCAGCCGGTCTTCCAGCAGGAAGCCGATGGTTTCCAGCGCGTCACCCTTGGTGTGTCCGATCAGGCCAACGGGGCCGCGCTTGATCCAGCCGGTGGTGTAGATGCCGGGAACGGGGGTGCCGGCTTCGTCGATGACCCTTCCGCCCTCGTTCGGAATGACGCCGCGCCGGGAGTCAAAGCCCACCTCCGGCAGTTCGGACCCGAAGTAGCCGATCGCCCGGTAGACCGCCTGGACCGGGTAGTCGACGATTTCTCCGGTGCCGCGGGCGTTGCCGGTTCCGTCCAGTTCATTGCGTTCGAACTTCATGCCGGCCACCTTGCCGGGGTTGGCGGGGTCCTCGTAGATCTCCACCGGGCTGTGCAGGAAGTGCAGGTGCAGGCGGCGGGAGGCACCGGAGTCCTGTTCCTCGACCAGCCAGTTGGTCAGCGTGTTGACCATGGTTTTGGTCTGGTTGTTGGTGCGGATCTGCTCGTCCGAGCCTTCGTCGAACTCGAAGTCCTCCGGGTAGAGCACAATGTCAACGTCACGGGAGTGCGAGAGTTCGCGCAGTTCCAGCGGCGTGAACTTCACCTGTGCCGGACCGCGGCGGCCGAAGATGTGGACGTCCGTGACGGGGGACTTTTTCAGGCCCTCATAGACATTGTCCGGAATCTCGGTGGTGAGCAGGTCATCGGCGTGCTTGGACAGGATGCGGGCAACGTCCAGGGCCACGTTGCCGTTGCCGATGACGGCAACTTCCTTGGCGTCCAGCGGCCATTCCCGCGGCACGTCCGGATGTCCGTCATACCAGGACACGAAGTCGGCACCGCCGAAGGAGCCCTCGAGCTCGACGCCGGGGATGCTCATGTC
This genomic interval from Arthrobacter sunyaminii contains the following:
- a CDS encoding GAF domain-containing protein, giving the protein MHNQDYDDPPPRTADALQRDAFRAHENLGSADGLTRWLRPPVRESWQRSLRHHTDPDEAVPQLVFTGSELGEYRTSHPLAAIMPVIRRLLVRPGTDTGLLVAVGDELGRLLWVEGDDDARRLAEGMLFIPGTDWSERSIGTSAPGTALASGQSVQISGAEHFSRQVHSWSCTAVPVHDPDTGTLIGVVDITGKDEAVAAHTLALVEATVAAAESQLKVARLQAAGRRRNLRRRPRLPDASPRSAHRTLLRQDSLQILGRDPAVVNVGGRPATLSTRHAELLTLLALHPGGLTADELSVMVYPERTSVSTVRAEMLRLRNLLGKHSQGAPEPALVPQSRPYRLPRGVVIDAKQVLGYLENGAYRLALGLYRGPVLPRSDAPAITALRSEVSMVLREAMLSDAGPDSLLAYLALPEGRDDAEAWSRALQLLPARSPRKASIVAGLQRIERDLG
- a CDS encoding FAD-dependent oxidoreductase; this encodes MSNSAADRSQRPMRVAIIGAGPAGVYAADILTKAERDFEVSIDLFDKYPAPYGLIRYGVAPDHPRIKGIVNALHKVMDRGDIRFLGNVHYGKDLTLTDFRHFYDAIIFATGAIKDADMSIPGVELEGSFGGADFVSWYDGHPDVPREWPLDAKEVAVIGNGNVALDVARILSKHADDLLTTEIPDNVYEGLKKSPVTDVHIFGRRGPAQVKFTPLELRELSHSRDVDIVLYPEDFEFDEGSDEQIRTNNQTKTMVNTLTNWLVEEQDSGASRRLHLHFLHSPVEIYEDPANPGKVAGMKFERNELDGTGNARGTGEIVDYPVQAVYRAIGYFGSELPEVGFDSRRGVIPNEGGRVIDEAGTPVPGIYTTGWIKRGPVGLIGHTKGDALETIGFLLEDRLNLPAAEEPDEESIIKLLEDRGVEYTTWEGWLKLDAYEKSLGASYVHPDPATGELVRERVKVVDRDEMVRIARGQ